TATCTATTCATCATCTCAAAAACAAAATAACTTTTATACCACTAAAAGGCTTCTCAATCTTTCTCTTGCAGTTTGGCAATATTTTTCAGAGATATCTATGCCTACAAATCGTCTGTTAAGAATTTTGGCAACGTAAGTAGTAGTCCCTGCACCATTAAAAGGATCTAAAACTACATCATTTTGATACGAAAATAATTTGATTAAACGCTTTACTAGTTCTTCGGGAAACATAGCAGGATGGTCAAATTTATCCATATTTCGTTCAGGGGCAATGTTCCAAGCAGCATTAACCCATTTCTTGAACTCTTCCTCTGTAATATCAATATCCTCTTTTTTACCTTGCTTTTTCAAATCACCTTTGCAAAAGACCTCAATATACTCCCAAGTGGTTTTAAAGTACGGACTACTTGGACTTTTCCAACTTCCCCAACTGCTGAATTTTGCACTGTAATTGTTCTTTTGCCAAAGTATTTCAGTTTTCCATATCATTTTGCGGGCAGTAAAAAAGTTGCTGATAAAATGATGCGTAGGAATATAGTCTGAATAAAGAGGTTGTACGTTAATAGCTATCCTGCCCGAGTATTTTAATACTCTTATACATTCCTCAAAGATGCGGAACAACTTATCAAAATAATGTTGCCAATGATAATCATCCTGACTTTGGGCATAATCTAATCCAAAATTATACGGCGGTGAGGTAATAATTAAATCAATGCAATTGTCAGGAATGTCTTTAAGCACTTGCTCACTATCGCCACAAATAATTTGGTTTTCAAAACTTATAGGTAAAGCCTGATTTTGTTTTTCAAAACCACTTTCCACAGCATAAAATGCTACGCTTCTCTTTTTTTCTTTTTCTTCTCTGTGTAAAACCTTTTTTTCAGCATCATATTCTACATATAGACGCTTGCCATTTTTTATTCCGTAACTTTTTATTCTATCAATAGCTTCAAAAATACGTAGTAAAAAGTCAAGTTTTGGATTGTTTTTAGCCGCTTGCTCTACATCTTTCTTAAAAGCATAAAAGTCTAATTGACGTAAGAAAACCTCTATCTTATTTGCACGGTACTTGCAATAAATATCCTCTTTGGGATACTTGCTCATTATGTTTTTAGCTTGATTCCATTCAGTGCTTAAAATGGTTGTATGAGGTTCAATCTCTATTTTTTTATACTCCATTACACAAAGTGAGTTAGTGGCACTAAAACTTCTAACCAAAGTTTATGAGCACAAAGTTATTATAGTTTCGTAGAAGTGTCAAACTTAATTTTTTAAGTATTTTAAGACCATACATTACCAAAAACAGAATTGTGCACAGCGAATGGATTGATATTTTTTGCTAGCTAAATAGCAGAGAATAAAACGATTGTGATAAAAATTACAGAAAGGAAAGTACAGAGAATAAGCTTGAACAAAGTTAGTTTTACTATTTAGGTAATTGAATTTTTTAATTTTTTGGGCGTGCCCCTCGCTAACGCTCGGGTCGGCGTGCTACGGGCTGCGCTGACGCTTCGGTGCTTCGCTACGCTACGCACTGCTCACGCACCCTTCGCATGCCTCACGCAAGCA
The Bacteroidia bacterium DNA segment above includes these coding regions:
- a CDS encoding site-specific DNA-methyltransferase — encoded protein: MEYKKIEIEPHTTILSTEWNQAKNIMSKYPKEDIYCKYRANKIEVFLRQLDFYAFKKDVEQAAKNNPKLDFLLRIFEAIDRIKSYGIKNGKRLYVEYDAEKKVLHREEKEKKRSVAFYAVESGFEKQNQALPISFENQIICGDSEQVLKDIPDNCIDLIITSPPYNFGLDYAQSQDDYHWQHYFDKLFRIFEECIRVLKYSGRIAINVQPLYSDYIPTHHFISNFFTARKMIWKTEILWQKNNYSAKFSSWGSWKSPSSPYFKTTWEYIEVFCKGDLKKQGKKEDIDITEEEFKKWVNAAWNIAPERNMDKFDHPAMFPEELVKRLIKLFSYQNDVVLDPFNGAGTTTYVAKILNRRFVGIDISEKYCQTARERLRSLLVV